From the Terriglobia bacterium genome, the window TCTCCCCGGCGATGATGCGTCACACCAGAAGGAATTAACCCATAATGGCCATCTGCCCCCCCGGCCAAAAGGTACCGCTGTTCCCGCTCTTCTCCCTGGTACACACCCACGACCCCCCAGCAGGTATGGTCATGAATGGGGCTGGAATGCCCCGCCTCACGCACCAACGCCAGAATCGAGAACCACCCGTCCGGGTGGCGGTACAAGAGGTACTGTCTGTACGCGTTCGTTGCCGAAGCCACCTGTTCCGCGGTGAGCAGGTTTGGATTCGCCAACAGCCGTGGCATCTTCTCGGCCACACGGACTGGAGCCTCCATCCCCTTACCGGTCGTGACGATCTGTGCCACTTCCTCCGCAAACTCCCGCAGGGTAATGCTCTCCCACCGCATGCCGCCGCCGAAGTGCACCTGCATCGGTCCGGGGTAGGAAAGAATTGCATTCATGACGATCTTCCGGCCCGTCTCAATCTCTGCTGCTGAAATTCGCGCGGCCGCCTCCCCATCCCCTGCAAGGAGCGCTTCAATCAAGGCATCGTGCCCAAACGGCAACTCTTCCCCCATGCTCCAGGAAGACAGCCCCAAGTGGAACAGGCGCTCCAGTTGATCATGCAGCTTTTCCAGTATGCCGGCGAGTCGGTCATTGGCACAGGCCCGCGCCAGTGTGACATGAAACTGTCGATTCGCTCTGAGAAGAGCCGCAACATGCGCTTTGCGTGAACCCGGATGCGCTGTGCACAAGGCATTCAGCCGCTTCAGATGTTCCCCGTCCACGTGTCCGGCCGCGAGCCGGACCGCTGTGGGCTCCACCAGTTGTCGAAGCTGGAAGATGGCTTGCACATCCCGGACGGTGACCGGAGCAATGAGATATCCTTTTCGCGGTATGGCCCGGACCCAATCCTCCTGGCAGAGCCGCAACAGCGCAGCCCGCACCGGGGCCTTGCCTAGCTTGTATCGCCGCGCCAGCTCGGCCTCCGTCACCTCGATGCCTGGCTGCAGCGCGGCGCTTACGATGTCCCGCTTGATGCGCTCGAAGGCTACATCACTCAGACGCTCCCCGCCATTCGCTTTTCTATATGCTGACATATCAGTGATATCCTACTGATAGGTTAATTGTCATAGATCTGCCGCTTATTTCCTCTTTTAATCCCGTGCATTTGCACTAGACTGCGCGCCGCGCTTCGGATTCAATTGCGATTCTAGTGCAAGTTGCAGCCTCGAATCCATTAAAAAGAGGCGAATGAAGCTGGCATGTATTCACATCTCTTCTCCTATCACCGTGCCGGATCCCTTAGGGACCGCTGCGGCCTGAGTGCGTCGTTCTCCGACCAAAATCTCGGATTGACGCTCCGGAATTTTCGGTAAATACAAAGCTACTCGTGGACCATTCGGCGTGAACCTTCCGTCGGCGCTTTTACTGGACC encodes:
- a CDS encoding FCD domain-containing protein, with translation MSAYRKANGGERLSDVAFERIKRDIVSAALQPGIEVTEAELARRYKLGKAPVRAALLRLCQEDWVRAIPRKGYLIAPVTVRDVQAIFQLRQLVEPTAVRLAAGHVDGEHLKRLNALCTAHPGSRKAHVAALLRANRQFHVTLARACANDRLAGILEKLHDQLERLFHLGLSSWSMGEELPFGHDALIEALLAGDGEAAARISAAEIETGRKIVMNAILSYPGPMQVHFGGGMRWESITLREFAEEVAQIVTTGKGMEAPVRVAEKMPRLLANPNLLTAEQVASATNAYRQYLLYRHPDGWFSILALVREAGHSSPIHDHTCWGVVGVYQGEEREQRYLLAGGADGHYGLIPSGVTHHRRGDVSYFDPNSPNIHSVDNPSRETAISIHVYGADIRELGGSIRKCYSQDGQTVPEAHP